The Hydra vulgaris chromosome 11, alternate assembly HydraT2T_AEP genome contains a region encoding:
- the LOC136086961 gene encoding uncharacterized protein LOC136086961, translated as MNELSALCDINMYDLIFISETWFTEISASQLNNYSLVKKNRISHGGGVAIYIKRDLGVNEVSDRHLREILNNSNSEQIWCEIKIGNEIVLIGCVYRPPLSNINDINKTIILAKQAVDRKAYSCMLLAGDFNFPEIKWHDDDRNELLSGQNSAASVFLDTLANHNLEQLVDFSTFEASIGKAKNILDLIITDLSTRVINLSSSLPLGNSSQGHRILSWDYVVLSKNETTFSNKKYDFNKGDYINFGKKIMETNWKQLFENKNTNECYELFCNKYNKLSKQFIPLKKVHTTRNAPWMNKEVLAMIKQKKQLGNYLSATNWRSATLIREYRKLRSQVQKACKRRVRVFEAQLASDKSNPKRVYAYAKAQQNVHVSISAISNAKGETLTEGIHIANRLNEHFKSVFVDDSKSSQLPIFERRHYQEDLGDITINFEATLAYLKSLNPNKSIGADNISPKVLKECAAQMTYSLTLLYNKALSEGSTPTAWKQSHVTPLFKKGSRLDAANYRPVSITSAPCKVMEKIIREQITKYLEKTSSISHNQHGFMSKKGCTSNLLESVDYITKALSKRNFVDIAFLDFAKAFDKVSHRRLLHKLKAYGINGNVLKWIESFLISRKQRTVLGEHSSDWTDVLSGPQGSVLGQHYLSFM; from the coding sequence ATGAACGAATTATCTGCACTTTGTGACATAAACATGTATGATTTAATCTTTATTTCTGAGACATGGTTTACTGAAATATCTGCTTCTCAATTGAATAACTACTCACTAGTAAAGAAAAATCGAATTAGTCACGGTGGAGGTGTTGCTATCTACATCAAGCGTGATCTAGGCGTGAATGAGGTATCTGATCGTCATCTAAGAGAGATCTTAAACAACAGCAACTCCGAACAAATATGGTGTGAAATTAAAATCGGTAACGAAATTGTTCTTATTGGTTGTGTCTATAGACCACCTTTATCgaatataaatgatataaataaaacaattatattggCTAAGCAAGCTGTTGATAGAAAAGCGTATAGTTGTATGTTACTAGCAGGTGATTTCAACTTTCCGGAAATCAAATGGCACGATGATGACAGGAACGAATTACTAAGTGGTCAAAATAGTGCGGCAAGTGTTTTTCTTGATACTTTGGCTAATCATAACCTAGAACAATTAGTTGATTTCTCAACATTCGAAGCATCTATTGGTaaagcaaaaaacattttggatTTAATTATTACAGACTTATCAACAAGAGTAATCAACTTATCTAGCTCTCTGCCGTTAGGTAATTCGTCACAAGGTCATCGCATACTGAGTTGGGATTATGTCGTCCTTTCTAAAAATGAGACTActttctcaaacaaaaaatatgacttTAATAAAGGTGACTATATAAATTTCGGTAAAAAGATTATGGAAACTAACTGGAagcaattatttgaaaataaaaacactaatgAGTGCTATGAACTTTTctgcaataaatataataaactcaGCAAGCAATTTATTCCGTTAAAAAAAGTCCATACCACCCGTAATGCGCCGTGGATGAATAAGGAGGTACTGGCTatgataaagcaaaaaaaacaactggGCAATTACTTATCTGCGACTAACTGGCGATCAGCGACACTGATTCGTGAATATAGGAAACTAAGAAGTCAAGTGCAGAAAGCATGTAAACGTCGTGTTCGAGTATTTGAAGCACAACTAGCATCAGATAAAAGTAATCCTAAAAGGGTGTACGCTTATGCTAAGGCGCAACAGAATGTTCATGTATCTATTAGTGCTATATCTAATGCAAAAGGTGAAACGTTAACAGAGGGAATACATATCGCAAACAGACTTAACGAGCACTTCAAATCAGTTTTTGTAGATGATAGTAAAAGTAGTCAGTTACCTATTTTTGAGAGAAGGCATTATCAAGAAGACTTAGGCGATATAACTATTAACTTTGAAGCGACGCTAGCttatttgaaaagtttgaaCCCGAATAAATCTATTGGTGCTGATAACATTAGTCCAAAGGTACTTAAAGAATGCGCAGCTCAAATGACTTACTCTCTTACTTTACTTTACAATAAAGCACTGTCCGAAGGCTCAACACCTACAGCTTGGAAACAGTCACACGTCACACCGTTGTTTAAAAAAGGTAGTCGTCTTGATGCCGCTAATTACAGACCAGTGTCTATCACATCAGCTCCATGCAAAGTAATGGAAAAGATTATCAGGGAACAGATAactaaatatcttgaaaaaacgAGCAGCATCTCACATAATCAACATGGATTTATGTCCAAAAAAGGATGCACATCTAACTTATTGGAGAGTGTCGACTACATCACGAAAGCGttaagtaaaagaaattttgtcGATATTGCATTTTTGGACTTCgcgaaagcgtttgataaagtttctcACCGTAGACTACTTCATAAATTGAAAGCATATGGGATTAATGGCAATGTTCTAAAATGGATTGAGTCATTTTTGATTAGTAGAAAACAGCGAACTGTTTTAGGTGAACACTCTAGCGACTGGACCGATGTTCTAAGCGGACCTCAAGGGTCTGTACTTGGTCAacattatttatcatttatgtaA